The Phycisphaerae bacterium nucleotide sequence ACCGAGGTGTATTTTTTTATATTTGTAATAGATAATCGCTCGCCATTTATTGGTTCTTTTATCTATGGACACTCCTTTATATTGTGAGCTTAGCGTACTTAGGCTTTTTCTTTTGTTATAGTTATTTTCTGCTATTGTTACTATTCGCAGATTATCTCTTTTGTTATTTAGTCCGTCTCCGTCCTTATGGTCGACGCAGTATCCTCTCCCCGGCCGCATAATTTCCCGGTGCATACTCACATTTACGCCGGCACCGTTTTTTCTGTGTGCGTAGAAACGGTTTATGCATCTTTTGGCGTACCATTTATATTCCTTTAATTTTTCATAATCTTGGCTGTCGACTATTGCGTATTTATTTTGGGTAAGTTTGATTTTCCTGAAGG carries:
- a CDS encoding AP2 domain-containing protein — its product is MSKININFNFHYPTFIESIAVYFLLRYRKWRYGQPFRKIKLTQNKYAIVDSQDYEKLKEYKWYAKRCINRFYAHRKNGAGVNVSMHREIMRPGRGYCVDHKDGDGLNNKRDNLRIVTIAENNYNKRKSLSTLSSQYKGVSIDKRTNKWRAIIYYKYKKIHLGMFDDEIEAAKAYDEAAKELYGEFAKLNHPDASG